Proteins from one Natrinema salinisoli genomic window:
- the bcp gene encoding thioredoxin-dependent thiol peroxidase gives MLDAGDEAPEFELQNQHGETVRRSDFDGQRLVVYFYPRANTDGCTTEACEFNDALPKLDDLDAAVVGISDDPVDDIADFAADYDLEFDLLSDEFGEVATLYESYGEKRMFGNTFDGVFRNTYVVGPDGRIEAVYEGVSPDGHADEVLADLEPADIAH, from the coding sequence ATGCTCGACGCCGGCGACGAGGCACCAGAGTTCGAACTGCAAAACCAACACGGCGAGACGGTCCGCCGCTCCGATTTCGACGGGCAGCGGCTCGTCGTCTACTTCTATCCTCGTGCCAACACGGACGGCTGTACGACCGAGGCCTGCGAGTTCAACGATGCGCTCCCGAAACTCGACGATCTCGACGCCGCAGTCGTCGGCATCAGCGACGACCCCGTCGACGACATCGCGGATTTCGCGGCCGACTACGACCTCGAGTTCGATCTGCTCTCGGACGAGTTCGGGGAAGTCGCGACGCTCTACGAGTCTTACGGTGAGAAACGCATGTTCGGGAACACCTTCGACGGCGTCTTCCGGAACACATACGTCGTCGGTCCGGACGGACGGATCGAGGCGGTCTACGAGGGTGTTTCGCCCGACGGCCACGCCGACGAAGTTCTCGCGGACCTCGAGCCGGCGGACATCGCCCACTGA
- a CDS encoding plastocyanin/azurin family copper-binding protein: MTDHEMGIDDNGSSIEPNGDGTDGDGLRDRPRSVDSSRSRRTLLSTTASALAVGISGCLTNPWGPDSDDVSSDDAETATGGNSEETDPPSDPSENETDDGGGTDSDDTEITPPLEQAPSQVVEVAPDGFQFDPESFEIDAGETVHWIWMDSGHNLRVRAKPEGSDWKGTPGTASDTYDEGYEHGHTFEEPGEYRYYCAPHQTLGLEGSFTVR; encoded by the coding sequence ATGACAGATCACGAGATGGGCATCGACGACAACGGCTCGAGTATCGAACCGAACGGAGACGGTACCGACGGCGACGGTCTCCGAGACCGTCCCCGATCGGTCGATTCGAGCAGAAGCAGACGAACACTGCTATCAACGACCGCGAGCGCGCTCGCGGTCGGTATCTCCGGCTGTTTGACCAATCCCTGGGGGCCGGACTCGGACGACGTCTCGAGCGACGACGCCGAGACCGCAACCGGCGGCAATAGTGAGGAAACGGATCCGCCCTCCGACCCGTCCGAGAACGAGACCGACGATGGAGGGGGGACGGATTCGGACGACACGGAGATTACCCCACCGCTCGAGCAAGCACCGTCACAGGTCGTCGAGGTCGCTCCCGACGGGTTCCAGTTCGATCCGGAGTCCTTCGAAATCGACGCGGGCGAAACCGTTCACTGGATCTGGATGGACTCGGGACACAACCTCCGTGTCCGTGCGAAACCCGAGGGGTCGGACTGGAAGGGAACGCCGGGAACGGCGTCTGATACCTACGACGAGGGGTACGAACACGGCCACACGTTCGAGGAGCCGGGCGAGTATCGCTACTACTGTGCTCCCCACCAGACGCTCGGCCTCGAGGGGTCGTTCACCGTCCGATAG
- a CDS encoding 2Fe-2S iron-sulfur cluster-binding protein — translation MTATEHGTEPGSAAGEDGTVAKAGPAPSLSPEQVVRAQIGSILEAAETDADDGSSDPVSPAVRTLFDFASPEFRARHGSLETFGATLSGPIHDRLLAAESIERGPLEREGDRATLTVLARHPAGDRTYEFVLTEASAGKYAGCWMTRSIDLIYNGVSPSFRRMPTVQFGDREIKCDEGVTLRDVLLRADGYSPHNEMTQVANCSGNGLCGTCAVEVDGATDEPASREQRRLSLPPHEESDGLRLSCQTCVRGDLEVIKHGGIWGQHVEERMDVGDEPLEEITVTAAEYAGTYEYERDASSGTDTGDDSRSASPTGDR, via the coding sequence ATGACGGCCACCGAACACGGTACAGAGCCCGGGTCTGCCGCAGGCGAGGACGGGACAGTCGCCAAAGCGGGTCCGGCTCCGTCCCTGTCCCCGGAACAGGTCGTTCGGGCACAGATCGGATCGATTCTCGAGGCCGCCGAGACGGACGCTGATGATGGATCGAGCGACCCGGTATCGCCTGCGGTGCGAACGCTGTTCGATTTCGCGAGTCCCGAGTTTCGAGCCCGTCACGGCTCCCTCGAGACGTTCGGGGCGACACTGTCGGGGCCGATACATGACCGCTTGCTCGCAGCGGAGTCGATCGAACGCGGCCCCCTCGAGCGCGAGGGGGACCGGGCCACCCTGACGGTGCTTGCGCGCCATCCGGCAGGAGATCGAACGTACGAGTTCGTTCTCACCGAAGCGTCCGCAGGGAAATATGCGGGCTGCTGGATGACCCGGTCGATCGACCTGATCTACAACGGTGTGAGCCCGTCCTTTCGGCGAATGCCGACGGTCCAATTCGGGGACCGGGAGATCAAGTGTGACGAGGGAGTGACGTTGCGAGACGTCCTCCTGCGTGCCGACGGCTACTCGCCGCACAACGAGATGACGCAGGTCGCGAACTGTAGCGGCAACGGACTCTGTGGGACCTGTGCGGTCGAGGTAGACGGAGCTACGGACGAGCCGGCCTCGAGGGAGCAGCGGCGGCTCAGCCTGCCGCCGCACGAGGAATCGGACGGGCTTCGGCTCTCCTGTCAGACGTGCGTTCGCGGCGACCTCGAGGTGATCAAACACGGCGGTATATGGGGTCAACACGTCGAGGAACGGATGGACGTCGGCGACGAACCCCTGGAGGAGATCACCGTGACAGCCGCCGAGTACGCCGGGACGTACGAATACGAGCGCGATGCGAGCTCCGGAACTGACACTGGCGACGACTCGAGAAGCGCCTCGCCGACGGGTGACCGATGA
- a CDS encoding methyl-accepting chemotaxis protein, which translates to MDTVLVRSWVEQRGTTLARQLDPRRSITGKLAVVGVAMALLTTVLVATAIWQLTTRFVTTFEGAQVVYRGGVLTLVVLLAGQVVTLAVVRQSVVGGLRELDGWTRTIVEKGTHGTEFSTTRRDEIGQLSWRVAELRDELATQVETVESLNRELATVATSQSQTLAACRRGDLTRRMETETGIPQFEALATNFNAMMDETETMVAEIRTYSQRLTAAAAETTDHAGQVHQSAMAVTDSTASISDGVDRQHSRLEGTAEAMETLADSVDAIAAETVTVARRSERAASTTREGAAAAEDALEQLTEIRARTDRSVEEMEALSELVGEIGEITDLISEMTRRTSHLANNTQIEASRDGDGEISKRLTRQIKKLAADTDGAATDIERIVDGIESQTAAAVSEITETRAAIERSAEPIEGALGALEDVESVVRATSNEIDAIDEATDTQAARTVDVLESVEAIREISAETATEASTAARAAAEQQTIADEIQNRLDWLSSTATDLERRLEQFTVRESSVSRGPSRGATQ; encoded by the coding sequence ATGGATACGGTACTCGTTCGGTCGTGGGTCGAACAACGTGGGACGACGCTCGCTCGGCAACTCGATCCGCGGCGAAGCATTACCGGAAAACTGGCAGTCGTCGGCGTCGCGATGGCGCTACTCACTACCGTTCTCGTCGCCACCGCAATCTGGCAGCTAACGACACGGTTCGTAACGACGTTCGAGGGCGCGCAGGTCGTCTACCGGGGCGGCGTTCTCACGCTGGTCGTCCTGCTCGCCGGACAGGTCGTGACGCTGGCAGTCGTCCGCCAGTCGGTGGTCGGCGGCCTCCGGGAACTCGACGGATGGACGCGGACCATCGTCGAGAAGGGAACGCACGGAACCGAATTTTCGACGACGCGACGGGACGAAATCGGACAACTCTCCTGGCGGGTCGCCGAACTCCGAGACGAGCTCGCGACCCAGGTAGAGACCGTCGAATCGTTGAACAGGGAACTCGCGACGGTCGCGACGAGCCAGTCGCAGACGCTCGCCGCCTGTCGTCGCGGTGACCTCACTCGCCGGATGGAGACGGAAACCGGGATTCCGCAGTTCGAAGCCCTGGCGACGAATTTCAACGCGATGATGGACGAAACGGAGACGATGGTCGCCGAGATCAGGACCTACAGTCAGCGGCTCACGGCAGCCGCCGCCGAAACGACCGACCACGCCGGTCAGGTCCATCAGTCTGCGATGGCGGTGACCGACTCGACGGCGTCGATCAGTGATGGTGTCGACCGCCAGCACTCCCGTCTCGAGGGAACGGCGGAAGCGATGGAGACGCTCGCCGACAGCGTCGATGCGATCGCCGCCGAAACCGTTACCGTCGCGAGGCGCTCGGAGCGTGCCGCCAGCACGACACGAGAAGGGGCTGCCGCAGCCGAAGACGCACTCGAGCAGCTCACGGAGATTCGTGCGCGGACGGATCGTTCGGTCGAGGAGATGGAGGCGCTCTCGGAACTCGTCGGCGAGATCGGCGAGATAACCGATCTCATCTCGGAGATGACGAGGAGAACGAGCCATCTGGCGAACAACACCCAGATCGAGGCGTCACGTGACGGCGACGGCGAGATATCCAAGCGGTTGACTCGACAGATCAAGAAACTCGCAGCCGATACCGACGGCGCAGCGACGGATATCGAACGCATCGTAGATGGTATCGAATCCCAGACTGCCGCCGCCGTCTCGGAGATCACGGAGACGCGTGCGGCGATCGAACGCAGTGCGGAACCGATCGAGGGGGCGCTCGGCGCGCTCGAGGACGTCGAATCGGTCGTCAGAGCGACGTCGAACGAGATCGACGCGATCGACGAGGCCACCGACACGCAAGCGGCCCGAACGGTTGACGTCCTCGAGTCGGTCGAAGCGATTCGGGAGATCAGTGCGGAGACCGCGACTGAAGCGTCGACAGCAGCGAGAGCGGCTGCGGAACAACAGACGATCGCCGACGAGATTCAGAACCGACTCGATTGGTTGTCCTCGACCGCGACCGATCTCGAGCGCCGTCTCGAGCAGTTCACGGTCCGTGAATCATCGGTTTCACGGGGACCGTCACGAGGTGCGACGCAATGA
- the priS gene encoding DNA primase small subunit PriS has product MEERTRAYLRGRFRDYYRRTELTPPPAANEREWGFIPWTEGPDTTMVRHRSLLELGDLSEFLVRKRPRHVYFSAGRFRDPGASSMNEKDWQSADLVFDLDADHLPSVTLGEDSYGEMLAKCKDALYRLLDFLTDDFAFEDLEIVFSGGRGYHVHVRDENVLHLEREHRREIVDYVRGIGLEFDDLIETETVAGLGRKTPTERRTLQIEGGWGARTHDHFMGFVDELLEMDEDAALERLQEFDGIGEGKATATLNAARNNREELEAGNVTVHTAVAQLAERFASTAVERDNAPIDEPVTTDTNRLIRLPGSLHGGSGLKTVRLERDEIADFDPLVDAVPETFVGHEITVDVSDGGEVELNGNTFSVSEGAQSLPEYVAVFLMARGRAEKEKE; this is encoded by the coding sequence ATGGAAGAGCGAACGAGGGCCTACCTCCGCGGGAGATTTCGGGACTACTATCGGCGGACTGAGCTCACGCCGCCGCCCGCGGCGAACGAACGCGAGTGGGGATTCATCCCCTGGACCGAGGGACCGGACACGACGATGGTCCGCCACCGTTCGCTGCTCGAGCTGGGCGATCTCTCGGAATTCCTCGTCCGAAAACGCCCGCGACACGTCTACTTCTCCGCGGGGCGCTTTCGCGACCCCGGCGCGAGCTCGATGAACGAGAAGGACTGGCAGTCCGCCGATCTCGTCTTCGACCTCGACGCGGACCACCTCCCGAGCGTCACGCTCGGCGAGGACAGTTACGGGGAGATGCTCGCGAAGTGTAAGGACGCCCTCTATCGGCTGCTCGACTTCCTCACCGACGACTTCGCCTTCGAGGACCTCGAGATCGTCTTCTCGGGCGGCCGCGGCTATCACGTCCACGTCCGCGACGAGAACGTCTTGCACCTCGAGCGGGAGCACCGCCGCGAGATCGTCGACTACGTCCGCGGCATCGGCCTCGAGTTCGACGACCTGATCGAGACCGAGACCGTCGCCGGACTCGGACGGAAGACCCCGACGGAACGCCGAACGCTGCAGATCGAAGGCGGCTGGGGCGCTCGGACGCACGACCACTTCATGGGGTTCGTCGACGAGTTGCTCGAGATGGACGAAGATGCGGCCTTAGAGCGCCTTCAGGAGTTCGACGGCATCGGCGAGGGGAAAGCGACGGCGACCCTCAACGCGGCCCGCAACAACCGCGAGGAACTCGAGGCGGGCAACGTCACGGTCCACACCGCGGTCGCGCAGCTGGCCGAACGGTTCGCGAGCACGGCCGTCGAGCGGGACAACGCGCCGATCGACGAACCGGTCACGACGGACACGAACCGACTGATTCGACTCCCGGGCAGTCTGCACGGCGGGAGCGGGTTGAAGACGGTCCGCCTCGAGCGCGACGAGATCGCCGACTTCGATCCCCTGGTCGACGCCGTCCCGGAGACCTTCGTCGGCCACGAGATTACCGTCGACGTGAGCGACGGCGGTGAGGTCGAGCTGAACGGAAATACGTTTTCGGTGTCCGAGGGCGCCCAATCGCTTCCCGAGTACGTCGCCGTATTCCTGATGGCACGCGGTCGAGCGGAGAAGGAAAAGGAGTAA